One Trichormus variabilis 0441 genomic window, CGGTTTTTGCAACTTTTTAATTTATTCTTTAGAGTCGATGATAACTCTTAATACTTCCAAAAATTCATAAAATTTTCAGCAATAGTTATGTCTTAGGGAAAATTTAGCCCATACATTGCCAAGTTTTAATCTAATTTTTATATTTTATTAACCTCACCTAGTAATTTGTAATTTGTCATGGGTTATGCTAACAAATTTAATAATTATTACAGTCCCATTACCTATTACCCATGACCGCTTCTGAGAGCAGAAAATTTTACTAATCTAAGAGAGAAGACAGTTACAGACCCCCAATTAATCAAGTTTTAAAGCATTCACCGGCACTTCATCCCAAGAATTGACTGTTCTTAAGCGCGCTACCCAGCCAGAAGCCTTTTGATTATCCGTTAAGTTATTTTGAAACGACGCATGGCAATCTTGGGCTTGGGACTCGTTGCAAGAGGCAATACAGGCATGAATCATACCCGATGGATCAATCTGCTCATTTACCCAAATAGTCATAAACTACCCTCTGAAAAACGATTTGCTCTTTCCGAATACTAGTTAGAATTAAAAATTCTACAGCAAACATCCCTGTTAACATCAGTAATTAGTAACAATAAAATACAATTACCAATTACTTCATACAGTAATTCGTAGCTACTTCTCTATCTAGCTTTGGGTTTAAATTTCAACTCTGCTTGCCTCTCCTCTCGTAACGACGACGGTAGAGTAATTCTAACTGTCCTCCATACTCCTGAATCCAAGCTATTTGACGCTGATATAACCCCCGGAAACTATTAGCAAAAAACAGGGTAAAGATAGCAACAACTAAGCCAGATGCAGTAGAAACTAAGGCTTCACTAATACCAGCCGTCACACCAGCCGTTTTTGTTCCTCCCACATCACCGATGTTTAAAGATGCAAAGGAATTAATTAATCCCAAAACAGTACCAAGTAACCCTAATAAGGGCGCGAGACCAATTATGGTATCAAAAATATTTTGAAAGCGTTTGAGTACAGGTATCTCAGCTTGGGCTTCACTTTCTAAAGCTAATCGAAATTCCTCTGGTGTCGGCTCCTCCAATTCTAAAGCAGCGAGAAAGATTCGCGCGATGGGCAAATCGACATTTTGCCTTAATGCTTCCAAGGTGCTAACCACATTATCTAGCTGGTAAAGTCTAAGAACTTCCCGTACTATACGGTTTTGCTTGCCCGAAATTCTTACCCAAAAGCTGATACGTTCGATGATTAGCGCTACTGCTAATAAAGAGAACGCCAGCAGAGGCCACATAACCACGCCACCGGCTGTAAATAGATTCAAAATTCCCATCTGTTGCTCAACTCATTGATGCAAAACCAGATTAGCAGATTAGTAGTGAAGATAGAGAATGCTATGATTTTTAATACCTAAAAGTATTTAATCGGCTAAACGGATGGGAATTGTTATGACAAATTTTGTTCCCTGTCCTGATGATGAAATGCACTGTAAAGTGCCACCATGTTTTTCGGTAATAATCTGGTAGCTAATCGATAGTCCCATACCAGTTCCTTTTCCCACGGGTTTAGTTGTAAAAAAAGGATCAAACAAACGAGATTGTACCTCCTGGGGAATTCCTCTGCCGTTATCAGCAATCGCAATCACGACGCTTTCATCCACCTGCCAGGAAGTAATGTGAATAGTTGGTTCTGGACAAAGCCCATCATAGAATGCTTCTTCTAGGGCATCAATGGCATTAGCTAAGATATTCATAAACACTTGGTTCATCTGCCCTGCAAAACAAGGGATTTTGGGAATATCACCATACTCTTTGACAATTTCTAATTGTGGACGATGCTTATCAACAATTTCCTTTTTGTTCAAATTATCGGTGATGGTGTTCTGCCGACCGTAGGTCATCGCCTTGATAGTTTGTGATTTAATCCGGTGTTGTAAGATTAGTAATGTACTATCAATGCCTTCATGCAAATCAGCCGTTTTAAACTCAGCTTCATCCAAACGAGAAAAGATCCGCAAACTCAGCACAATTTCCCGGATACGCGATGCGCCTATTTTCATCGAAGCCAATATTTTTGGCAAATCTTCTATGACATATTCAATCTCAGCATCTTCTTGCGCTTCTTGAATCTCTAGCTCTGGGTTGGGATAATATTTTTGATAAAGCTGAAATAAGTTAAGTAGTTGCTGAATGTATTCGTCAGTATAGTTGAGGTTTCCGTAAATAAAATTAACTGGGTTGTTGATTTCGTGGGCAATACCAGCCACTAATTGTCCCAAAGAAGACATCTTTTCATGCTGGATTAATTGTGTTTGTGTAAGTTTGAGTTCCTGTAAAGTATTTCTGAGGGAAATATTCTTTTGTTGCAGTGCTTGTGTCCGCTCTTCAACTCTTTGTTCTAATGTTTGGTTATAAGCTTCTAGCTTTTTTTGCCCTTCGTATTGTTCCGCCAGTAGTAACTTGACTTGTTTAATCAACTGATTTAAGGAAATAGCTAGAATACCAACTTCGTCTTCTGTGTTAACGGAGGCTTGGAGATTAAAGTTAGAGTCTTGGGTAACTCGTTGTGCAACCTGAGTAACGGCTTGCAGGGGACGAGTAATTGTTCTTGTAGTTAAAAATCCAGCGATCGCTACAATAACACTACCCAGCACATACAAAAACCCCAAATGTTGCCACAGTTTCCATTGTGATGCTTTTAGTACTGATGTCGAATACAATACCGTGGTTGTCAAGGCCTGAGTAGTTCCTGAAAATAGGATACTCTTCGCTAAATAGTTATGTTTATTAACCATTATTTGTTTTACTGGCATATCAGGTGTGGGAAATTGCCAGTTACCTTGCTGCGCCGCTAATAGGGTTGTCGCAACTATACGATTATTTTTTTGGGTGATGAGATGTTTAGAAGAACCAGTCGCAATTTTTCTTAATAGAGTATTATCTACTGAGTTACCAATAATGATTCCTCCTAGTAATCCTGTCGCTGATTTGATTCCATAAGTTACGGTCTGGATAACTTGTGTACCATCTTCCGTATCTACCAAATCAGTGAGTTGCGCCCCACTGCTAGCACTACTGCTAATTAATTTATCCAAAAGTCTAACTTGGGACAGTGAATTACTACGTAAATCCGTGAGGACGTTACCTTGAGGATCAACTACCTTCAGCCAATCTAATCCTAATACCGTTCTTAGTGGCAATAATATCTGCAATAATAAATCTTGATCCCGTTCCTCAATAGCTCGGCGAAGCTTATCTTGATAGGAAATTAGTTTGATTTCAGTTTCTAGAGTTTTCTGTTCGTACTGAAAATCCTGATAGACACGCTCAGTAAAATTATTGACATCTTGACGAAAATTCTGTTCTAAACTTTCTGTAAACCAATGTCCTGTGACTACTAAACCCAACAAAAAGACACTTAGATAAACTATGAGTAGTGGTATGACAATTTTTTGGCTTAGATTTAGCTGCCGAAAAAATCTCTGCATAGTAAGTTATTGAATTGATGAAGTAGGGATAAAACCATTATTTTTGAGGATATTCTCGCCTTCTTTGCTAAATATAAAGTTAATAAAATTCTCTGTAGAGGCGGAAGGTTTTTTATCCCAAACTATGCCAATCTGACGTGCCATTTGGTATTTATCACTAGTGAAATTTTCAACTGTGGGGGCAACACCATTGAGATTGAGGCGATTGATTGGTAATTTATTAATTACAGAAGTTGCTAAAGAAAAAGCACCAAGAGAATTAGGCGTAATCTGTAAAGTTTCAATTAATTCTCCTTCTTTATTCAAAATAACTGCTTTAGTTGTAGTTTTATCTTCACCTAAATAGTATTTTCGCAATAATTTTTTTGCTGACTCGTCCTCAGGTCTATCCAACACAATAATGTTTGCATTGGAGCCACCCAATTCCTGCCAATTAGTAATTCTACCTTGATAAATTGCTTTTAACTGCTTATTCGATAAGTTGGTAACACCTTTCACGCTATTGTTAGTAGCAATTAATAACAAATCCTTTGCCAATTCACGATATTGA contains:
- a CDS encoding substrate-binding domain-containing protein, which translates into the protein MSRPNGGLEIFGDSPMTKIANSIIIGSILLGLCSCASINSSTPKTSNQVVSPTSSTNQKIIKIGGSSSTVTVLKLLAKAYQAQNKNVKIEFISDNQSEGAIAALKNDIIDIAGSSHKIKKAEDNGQIQYRELAKDLLLIATNNSVKGVTNLSNKQLKAIYQGRITNWQELGGSNANIIVLDRPEDESAKKLLRKYYLGEDKTTTKAVILNKEGELIETLQITPNSLGAFSLATSVINKLPINRLNLNGVAPTVENFTSDKYQMARQIGIVWDKKPSASTENFINFIFSKEGENILKNNGFIPTSSIQ
- a CDS encoding MotA/TolQ/ExbB proton channel family protein codes for the protein MGILNLFTAGGVVMWPLLAFSLLAVALIIERISFWVRISGKQNRIVREVLRLYQLDNVVSTLEALRQNVDLPIARIFLAALELEEPTPEEFRLALESEAQAEIPVLKRFQNIFDTIIGLAPLLGLLGTVLGLINSFASLNIGDVGGTKTAGVTAGISEALVSTASGLVVAIFTLFFANSFRGLYQRQIAWIQEYGGQLELLYRRRYERRGKQS
- a CDS encoding sensor histidine kinase, whose amino-acid sequence is MQRFFRQLNLSQKIVIPLLIVYLSVFLLGLVVTGHWFTESLEQNFRQDVNNFTERVYQDFQYEQKTLETEIKLISYQDKLRRAIEERDQDLLLQILLPLRTVLGLDWLKVVDPQGNVLTDLRSNSLSQVRLLDKLISSSASSGAQLTDLVDTEDGTQVIQTVTYGIKSATGLLGGIIIGNSVDNTLLRKIATGSSKHLITQKNNRIVATTLLAAQQGNWQFPTPDMPVKQIMVNKHNYLAKSILFSGTTQALTTTVLYSTSVLKASQWKLWQHLGFLYVLGSVIVAIAGFLTTRTITRPLQAVTQVAQRVTQDSNFNLQASVNTEDEVGILAISLNQLIKQVKLLLAEQYEGQKKLEAYNQTLEQRVEERTQALQQKNISLRNTLQELKLTQTQLIQHEKMSSLGQLVAGIAHEINNPVNFIYGNLNYTDEYIQQLLNLFQLYQKYYPNPELEIQEAQEDAEIEYVIEDLPKILASMKIGASRIREIVLSLRIFSRLDEAEFKTADLHEGIDSTLLILQHRIKSQTIKAMTYGRQNTITDNLNKKEIVDKHRPQLEIVKEYGDIPKIPCFAGQMNQVFMNILANAIDALEEAFYDGLCPEPTIHITSWQVDESVVIAIADNGRGIPQEVQSRLFDPFFTTKPVGKGTGMGLSISYQIITEKHGGTLQCISSSGQGTKFVITIPIRLAD